Proteins co-encoded in one Opitutus terrae PB90-1 genomic window:
- a CDS encoding methyl-accepting chemotaxis protein — protein MNPFRSIRSFSFRQTMVTVTTCFALVAVGVAALALVSSSFTRQGTRQTNTLTNQFLPGLVTLAKLEHAALNFKSITLQFALARDEAAMNAQKTAFDAESQAVSQSLAQLKVLADDADSQAVIDSLEQAVAAYSKAAGKFQTELRAGDFEKAMATLDQQVGAAQKDLEARLDAVSQHLFQLSQGAGAATAAIIAKTDRVSTLGSTALGAITLVCLAVALVATLGISRRLRETNRALANSTGIVQDNASLVATSSQSLAEGSSTQAASLEETSSSLEELNSMTKRNAESAQKAKEAAGQARVSADTGAEHMQQMNSAMHAIKASSDDIAKIIKTIDEIAFQTNILALNAAVEAARAGEAGMGFAVVAEEVRALAQRSATAAKETAAKIEDSVNKSQQGAQISGEVSKSFETIQQQIRNLDQLVGEIATASHEQNQGIGQVTAAVAQMDEITQQNAGNAEETAAASQELNNQASILSQAVDSLHALMDNHRQHTSVETPTLAHARPETPARKSPPAAKKTNGVTLRQPELHRHAAQVNGTAASNAESNDHEHDKFFRNT, from the coding sequence ATGAACCCGTTTCGCTCGATTCGAAGTTTTAGTTTCCGTCAAACGATGGTGACCGTCACGACCTGCTTCGCGCTTGTGGCGGTCGGTGTCGCCGCGCTGGCGCTGGTCTCGTCCAGCTTCACGCGCCAGGGCACCCGTCAGACCAATACGCTGACGAACCAGTTCCTGCCCGGCCTGGTCACCCTCGCCAAGCTCGAGCACGCGGCGCTGAACTTCAAGAGCATCACCCTGCAGTTTGCCCTTGCGCGCGACGAAGCGGCGATGAACGCCCAGAAAACGGCGTTCGATGCCGAGTCGCAAGCCGTCAGCCAGAGCCTGGCGCAGCTCAAGGTGCTCGCCGACGATGCCGACAGCCAGGCCGTCATCGACAGCTTGGAGCAGGCGGTCGCCGCCTACAGCAAGGCCGCCGGCAAGTTCCAGACCGAGCTGCGCGCCGGCGACTTCGAGAAGGCGATGGCCACGCTCGACCAGCAGGTGGGCGCCGCGCAGAAGGATCTCGAGGCGCGCCTCGATGCTGTCAGCCAGCACTTGTTCCAGCTCTCGCAGGGCGCCGGCGCCGCCACGGCCGCGATCATCGCCAAGACCGACCGCGTCAGCACGCTAGGCTCGACCGCACTGGGCGCGATCACCCTGGTCTGCCTCGCGGTCGCGCTCGTCGCCACGCTGGGCATCTCCCGCCGGTTGCGGGAGACGAACCGCGCCCTCGCCAACTCCACCGGCATCGTGCAGGACAACGCTTCCCTCGTCGCCACCTCCAGCCAGTCGCTCGCCGAAGGCTCCAGCACGCAGGCCGCCTCGCTCGAGGAAACCAGTTCCTCACTCGAGGAGCTCAACAGCATGACCAAGCGCAACGCCGAGAGCGCCCAGAAGGCCAAGGAAGCCGCCGGTCAGGCCCGCGTTTCCGCCGACACCGGCGCCGAGCACATGCAGCAGATGAATTCGGCGATGCATGCCATCAAGGCCTCCTCCGACGACATCGCCAAAATCATCAAGACGATCGACGAGATCGCGTTCCAGACGAACATCCTCGCGCTCAACGCCGCCGTCGAAGCCGCCCGCGCCGGCGAGGCCGGCATGGGCTTCGCCGTCGTCGCCGAGGAAGTCCGCGCGCTCGCCCAGCGCTCCGCCACGGCGGCCAAGGAGACCGCCGCGAAAATTGAGGACTCCGTCAATAAGAGCCAACAGGGCGCACAGATCAGCGGCGAAGTCTCCAAAAGCTTCGAAACGATCCAGCAGCAGATCCGCAATCTCGACCAACTCGTCGGCGAAATCGCCACGGCCTCGCACGAACAGAACCAAGGCATTGGCCAAGTGACGGCTGCCGTCGCGCAGATGGACGAGATCACGCAGCAGAACGCCGGCAACGCCGAGGAGACCGCCGCCGCCTCCCAGGAACTCAACAACCAGGCGTCGATCCTTAGCCAGGCGGTCGACAGCCTGCACGCGCTGATGGACAACCATCGCCAGCACACGTCGGTGGAGACTCCCACTCTCGCCCACGCTCGGCCGGAGACTCCCGCGCGCAAGAGTCCGCCAGCAGCAAAGAAAACCAACGGCGTCACGTTGCGCCAGCCGGAGCTGCATCGTCACGCGGCTCAGGTCAACGGCACGGCGGCGTCCAACGCCGAAAGCAACGACCACGAGCACGACAAGTTTTTCCGCAATACCTGA
- a CDS encoding methyl-accepting chemotaxis protein, with translation MVTVTTCFALVAVGVALLAVVSASFTRQGTRQTNTLTNQFLPGLVTLAKLEHAALNFKSITLQFALARDEAAMNAQKTAFDSESQAVNQSLAQLKVLANDADSGTLIESLDQAIGAYSTAAAKFQTELRAGDFEKAMATLDQQVGSAQKELEAKLSAVSQRFFQLSQGAGAATATTIAKTDRVSTLGSTVLGAITLVCLAVALLATLGISRRLKDTNRALANSTGIVQDNASLVATSSQSLAEGSSTQAASLEETSSSLEELNSMTKRNAESAQKAKEAAGQARVSADTGAEHMQQMNSAMHAIKASSDDIAKIIKTIDEIAFQTNILALNAAVEAARAGEAGMGFAVVAEEVRALAQRSATAAKETAAKIEDSVNKSQQGAQISGEVSKSFETIQQQIRNLDQLVGEIATASHEQNQGIGQVTAAVTQMDEITQQNAGNAEETAAASQELNNQASILSQAVDSLHALMGNHRQQTSVQTPNLAYARSESPARSAAAARKTPPTAVKSNGVTLRQPELHRHAAQVNGTAASNAESNGHEHDKFFRNT, from the coding sequence ATGGTGACCGTCACGACGTGCTTCGCGCTCGTGGCGGTCGGTGTCGCCCTGCTCGCGGTGGTCTCCGCCAGCTTCACCCGCCAAGGCACCCGGCAAACCAATACGCTCACGAATCAGTTCCTGCCCGGACTGGTCACCCTGGCCAAGCTCGAGCACGCCGCGCTGAACTTCAAAAGCATCACGCTCCAGTTCGCCCTCGCGCGCGACGAAGCGGCGATGAACGCCCAGAAGACGGCGTTCGATTCCGAGTCACAGGCCGTCAACCAGAGCCTGGCCCAGCTCAAGGTGCTCGCCAACGACGCGGACAGCGGGACGCTGATCGAGAGCCTCGACCAGGCGATCGGGGCCTACAGCACCGCGGCGGCGAAATTCCAGACCGAGCTGCGCGCGGGCGATTTCGAAAAAGCCATGGCCACGCTCGATCAGCAGGTGGGTTCGGCTCAGAAGGAGCTCGAAGCCAAGTTGAGCGCCGTCAGCCAGCGGTTCTTCCAGCTCTCGCAGGGCGCCGGAGCCGCCACGGCGACGACCATCGCCAAGACCGACCGTGTCAGCACGCTCGGCTCGACCGTGCTGGGCGCGATCACGCTCGTCTGCCTCGCGGTCGCCCTCCTCGCCACCCTCGGCATTTCGCGTCGGCTCAAGGATACCAACCGCGCCCTGGCCAACTCCACGGGCATCGTGCAGGACAACGCCTCACTGGTCGCCACGTCCAGCCAGTCGCTCGCCGAAGGCTCCAGCACGCAGGCCGCCTCGCTCGAGGAAACCAGTTCTTCGCTCGAGGAGCTCAACAGCATGACCAAGCGCAACGCCGAGAGCGCCCAGAAGGCCAAGGAAGCCGCCGGTCAGGCCCGCGTTTCCGCCGACACCGGCGCCGAGCACATGCAGCAGATGAATTCGGCGATGCATGCCATCAAGGCCTCCTCCGACGACATCGCCAAAATCATCAAGACGATCGACGAGATCGCGTTCCAGACGAACATCCTCGCGCTCAACGCCGCCGTCGAAGCCGCCCGCGCCGGCGAGGCCGGCATGGGCTTCGCCGTCGTCGCCGAGGAAGTCCGCGCGCTCGCCCAGCGCTCCGCCACGGCGGCCAAGGAGACCGCCGCGAAAATTGAGGACTCCGTCAATAAGAGCCAGCAGGGCGCACAGATCAGCGGCGAAGTCTCCAAAAGCTTCGAAACGATCCAGCAGCAGATCCGCAATCTCGACCAACTCGTCGGCGAAATCGCCACGGCCTCGCACGAACAGAACCAAGGCATTGGCCAGGTGACGGCTGCCGTCACGCAGATGGACGAGATCACGCAGCAGAACGCCGGCAACGCCGAGGAGACCGCCGCGGCCTCTCAGGAGCTGAACAACCAGGCGTCGATCCTCAGCCAAGCCGTGGACAGCCTCCACGCCCTCATGGGCAATCATCGACAGCAGACGTCGGTGCAGACTCCAAATCTCGCCTACGCACGGTCCGAGTCTCCTGCCCGCAGCGCCGCAGCCGCGCGCAAGACTCCGCCGACAGCCGTGAAATCCAACGGCGTCACGTTGCGCCAGCCGGAGCTGCATCGTCACGCGGCTCAGGTCAACGGCACGGCGGCGTCCAACGCCGAAAGCAACGGCCACGAGCACGACAAGTTTTTCCGCAATACCTGA